The DNA segment TCACGACCCCCGCTACATTTTCGTCCCTGAAAATACCTATCCTAATGGGTACGTTATGTAACTTTGCAATGGCAAGTACCAAAAAGTTCACTTCATCCTTGCTCGTTGAGGCGATAACTATCGTTATTTCGCGGAGGTTTATATTACCGTATATTGAGGTGTCAGCGGCGTCCCCTTCTATTACGTAAACGTCTCCCAGTCTTTCAAGCACATACCTGCGTCCAGGGTCGTTCTCTATCACTATGACCTCCTCAACTAGCTCTCTGATCGAGGGATCTCTCAACAAGATCTCGGCAGTTGAGCCACCACCAGCTATTAAGAGCTTTAATTTAGCCAACGGTGTCACCATCAGTATACCGATTATATTGAAAGACCAGGTAAAATATATGCAAGTAAGTGGAAACGAGGCGAGCGCTCAGAGTACGTTGAAACTACGAGTAGTAAGCCGTTACCACAGTTCACCGGGAAACCTATACGCGTTAAGGTGGATCCCCGGACCACGTGACGTATCCCCGTAGGTCGAAAAATGTTATTTCATCAACGTATACCTGAATCCACATTCCGTAGTCGAGCTTCCCGCAATAGCTTTTCTTGATCACCACCGGGATATAATTGTCGAGTCTCGCGATCCACGTATTCGTCTTTTCCGTGATGAAGCCCTTTACTAGCTTGTAGAGGTATCCTTTTCTGACCCTTAGCCCAACATCCACAACGACTTCGAGGGCCTTTCGGA comes from the Desulfurococcaceae archaeon genome and includes:
- a CDS encoding NAD-binding protein; this encodes MAKLKLLIAGGGSTAEILLRDPSIRELVEEVIVIENDPGRRYVLERLGDVYVIEGDAADTSIYGNINLREITIVIASTSKDEVNFLVLAIAKLHNVPIRIGIFRDENVAGVVSNLKLGIPVVKPAITAGVVKQIVSSITTAKKYVDLPVAEYKLYAVTVKEEDLATNMKIEELNLQEEGAYPIMIFNGKELVPATPDTTLHPGSTLFVMAQNDNFMRKIKG